The nucleotide sequence GAGTTTCAGCACCTTGGGCGGCGGTATTGCAGCCGTTGTGCTGAATGCGCTGCTGATGTGCATTCCCACCATGGCCTTCTACCACACCAAGCGCCTAGCCGGCCCGAAGCTCGGGTACCTCTCACTTCCCATCTACTGGATTGCGTTCGAGCAGCTGCATTTGCACTGGGACCTAACCTGGCCGTGGCTTACGCTCGGCAACGGGTTTGCACAGGCCAACTACTGGGTGCAGTGGTACGAGTACACCGGCTTCCTGGGTGGTTCGCTGTGGATATGGGTGGTGAATATTCTGCTGTTCCGCGCTTGGTTTGGCTTCCAATATAGTGCGGCTTCCACTGCTGACCGCCTGAATTCCGCCGTCAACCGGCCCGGCGAAAGGTCTCCTGCGCGGCCGTTGGCGGCGCGGTGGTTGGCACCCATAGTAGCGGTGCTGTTGCCTATCCTTGTCTCCTATTTCATTGGCGCCACGTATCAGGAGAAAGGCGAAACCGCCGAGGTGGTGGTGGTGCAGCCCAACGTAGACCCGTTCCTGGAGAAGTTCAGCAGTAACCCCAACTTTATTCCCTACGACGCCCAGGTGACCCGCCTGCTTACGCTCACCGAACAGCAGCTCACGCCCCAAACCAAGCTCGTACTTTGGCCCGAAACGGCACTTGAGGAAGCCTACTTCGAGCAGAACTTCGAAAGCAACCCCAAGGTGATACGCTTGCGCGGTTGGCTACGTCAGCATCCTGGCGTCGAGCTGATTACGGGTATGACCACCATCAAGATGTATGGCAGTAGCAAGGAAACCGCTACCCCCACGGCCCGCTTCCGCGACGACCTAGGCTACTACGATGTCTTCAATTCGGCGGTGCATTTTACCAATGCTACTGCTCCGGTTACCTTCTACCATAAGTCGCGCCTGGTGCCGGGCGTAGAGAAAGTGCCCGTGGCACTAACCAAGCTTATTGCCAATATTGATTTGGGCGGCACGGTAGGCTCCTATGGCAGTCAGGAACAACGGACTGTATTCAACACGGCTACCCCCGCGCTACGCCTCGCGCCCTCTATCTGCTACGAGTCGGTGTACGGTGATTTCATGGCCGAATACGTGAAGAACGGCGCCACCCTTATCGGCATCATCACCAACGACGGCTGGTGGAGCGACTCACCCGGCCACAAGCAGCACTTTCAGTACGCCACGCTCCGCGCTATTGAAACCCGCCGCGACATTGCCCGCTCCGCCAACACCGGCATTTCGGGCTTCATCAACCAGAAAGGCGAAGTGCTAGAGCGCACCGCGTGGTGGGTGCAAGCCGTCAGCCGCCACACCGTCCACCTCAACCAAGAGCTAACCTTCTACGTGAAGCACGGCGACCTGCTAGGTCCCGCCACGCAGGTGCTGGCGGTGTTGCTGTTGGTGCTGGTGCTGGTGCTGGTGCGGCGATTCAGCAAGAGCGTCGCGTAATGCTCGGCTGCTGGTAGCGGTTTGTCGGGTGGCGTATTATTTTCGGGCCGTTCTTGAAACGTCAAGTCGGGTACTCGTATACCGGTTTGTCTTACCGAACCGCGGTGGTTCACTTACAGCCTAGGCGTTGGCTTGGGCTACATTTCACTTTATGGATTACAACCAACTCAGCTTTCAGCTAGCTGCCGTTACCCGCCACGCGGGCCAATTTATTCGCCAGGAGTCCGCCACCTTCGACCGGGGCCGGGTTGAGACCAAAGGCTTGCACGACTTGGTGTCGTACGTAGACAAGGAAACCGAAAAGCTGCTCGTAGCTGGCCTGCGCGAGTTGCTGCCCGAAGCCGGCTTTATCACCGAAGAAGGCACCGAAGGCGCCGTGCAAGCCGACGAATACAACTGGATTATCGACCCGCTGGACGGCACCACCAACTTCGTGCACGGTCTGCCCTGCTACTCGGTCAGTGTGGCCCTGATGCACCACCAGGAGCTGGTAGCGGGCGTGGTGTACGAAGTGAACCGCGACGAGTGCTTCCGCGCTGCCCTCGGGTCAGGAGCCTTCTGCAATGAAATTCCGATTCAGGTCAGTAGCAGCGCTACGTTGGGCAGCTCTTTAGTAGCCACCGGGTTTCCCTACTCGAAGTTCGGCCAGCTCGAAAACTACTTGCAGATACTGGGCGCCTTCATGCAACGCTCCCACGGTGTCCGCCGCTTCGGCTCCGCGGCCGTTGACTTGGCCTACGTGGCGGCTGGCCGCTTTGAGAGCTTCTTCGAGTTCAACCTCAACTCGTATGACGTAGCCGCTGGTATCTTGCTCGTGCGCGAAGCAGGCGGCCGCGTGACCCAGTTCTTGGAAGAGGGCGACCCTATTTTTGGCCGGGAATTGGTGGCCAGCAACACCCACATCCACCAGGAAATGCAAGACACCATCCGGGAGTTCTGGCACCCAACGGCCTAGCTTTCAGGCAACATTAAAAAGCAGGCAATCTGCTTGTGCGCTAGGAAGTAAAGACCGTGCACAAGCAAACTTTTCCGGGCGCGTCGTAGTTTTGCATGCATTATGTGGATTCAGACACTCATCATTGTTCTGCTCTTTGTCGGGGCGTCCTTTTATGTAGGGCGTATTTTCTGGCGGGCGTTTTTCGATAAATCATCGGCGGGCTGCGCCAAGGGCTGTGGTGGCGCTTGTGGTACCATCGATGTAGACCGGCTGCAACGGACTATTGAGGCCGCCGCTACCCGTAGCACGAAGTAAGTGCGTATTCCGCTTTCCATATTTTTGGCAACCTGCCCCCGTACTGGCTCCGTATAGCCGGTACGGGGGTTTGTTTTAACGCCCTTTTAACCCTTCAGCTTTCCAACCGAACTCTACCATCATGCAAGACAAAGAAGAAGAACGCTCGCTCGTAAAAGTGGAAGAGACCCTCAAAAAGGGTGGGTTTACAGCTGATTTTCGCGTGTCCGAAGGCCGCCTGTTCACCATCAATACCCGCGACGAGCAAACCAAGAGCTACGCCCCCAATGAGGTGGTAATTGTGGACTTCTATCGTTTTGAAGGCGAGAGTGACCCCGATGACATGTCTATCCTGTACGCCCTGGAAACTGCCGACGGTGTGCGTGGCACCATCTCCTCGGCCTATGGCACGTACGGCGATTCTGATGCGCTCGACTTCCTCAAGCAAGTGGAAGACCTAGGCAAAAACCTAACAAAAGGCCACAAGTAAGCGCATCTTACTTCCCGACTACCTGCTCTAAAGTGCGTCCCGACCAGTTCGGGACGCACTTTGCCGTTTCTACCCCACCCAACCTCGACTATGAAAACCAACCTGCCCACCCATCCGTTGCACACCGCCTCCGACCTCGACCCGCTGATGCAAGCCGTCGGGGATGCGCGGATCGTGCTGCTTGGCGAGGCCTCTCACGGCACGGCCGAGTACTACACCTGGCGCACCACCATCTCCAAGCGGTTGATTCAAGAGAAAGGTTTTCACTTTATTGCCGTGGAAGGCGACTGGCCTGGCTGCTTTGAAGTGAATGCGGCCATCAAAAAAGACGAGGTGTTGTACGGTTCGGTGCCGCAGCTGCTACGCACGTTCAACCGCTGGCCGACTTGGATGTGGGGCAACTGGGAAATTGTGGGCTTGGTGGACTGGCTGCACGCGCACAACCGCCAACAGCCCCTGGAGCAACGGGTAGGGTTCTATGGCCTAGACGTGTACAGCCTCTGGGAATCATTGCAAGAGATACTGCAGTACGTGGAAAAGCAAGGCGACGGGGCAGTGCAGGCAGCTCAGCGCGCCTTTCAGTGCTTCGAGCCCTACGGCAACGATCCGCAGGAATACGCCCAAGCCATTGCGTATGTGTCGGAAGACTGCCAAGACGAAGTGAACGACATGCTGCGCGCGCTACGCACCCAAAGCGCCCGGCAACCTGATGGGCTGGCCGATCGGGAATCGAAATTCGCGGCCGACCAGAACGCGCTGGTTGCCGTGAATGCCGAGCGCTACTACCGGGCCATGCTACGGGGTGGCGCGGCCTCTTGGAACGTGCGCGACAACCACATGATGGAAACTCTCACGCGCCTGCTCGACCTACACGGCCCCGACAGCAAAGCCATCATCTGGGAACACAACACCCACGTGGGAGATGCGCGCTACACCGACATGCGCCGCGAAGACATGGTGAATGTGGGCCAGCTAGCACGGGAAGCCTACGGCCGCAAAAACGTGTTCATTGCCGGGTTTGGCTCCTACGAGGGCTCTGTTATTGCGGGCAACAAGTGGGGCGCTACGCCGCAAAAAATAAACGTACCCGCCGCGCCCCGCAACTCGTGGGAGCACCTGCTTCACCAGCAGCTACAGGGCGAGAATGCGCTCCTGCTTTCCCAAGAGCTGCGCGATATTCCTGAGCTGCAACAGCCTATCGGCCACCGGGCCATTGGCGTGGTGTATCGGCCCGAGTTCGAACAGTTTGGCAACTACGTCCCCTCCCTCATCCCCGACCGGTACGATGCCTTTCTGTTCATCGACCAGACCCAGGCCTTGCATCCGCTTCCCACGCCCGCCGACCAGCAAACACCCCCAGATTTATATCCCTCGGGTGAATGAGTGGCGCTACTTCTGCTGTTCGGAGCGCACAGTACTAGCCGCTACTTGCTCCAATGTGCGCGCCGAAACTTCCAGCGTACGGACGGGAAACGGAATAACGATGCCGGCTCGGTCGAAGGCGCGCTTGATACGCATGATGGCCTCGCTCTTAGCTCCCACGTAATCGACCTGCCGATGATAGGGCACCCAAAAGCGGAGCGTAAACGTGACGGCGCTTTCCTCGAAGCCAGTGAACATCACCTCCAGGGGGCGCCCACCGATGAGCTTAGGGAAGTCCTGCATGGCTTCCAGCACCACACTGCGCACCTGGTCTAGGTCGGCATCATAGCTCACGCGGCACTCCACATCCACCCGGCGCTGGGTGCTCACGGTGAAGTTGATGATGGCGTTTTCAAATACCTTTCGGTTGGGCACCCGCACTAGTTCGCCGGTCACCTGCCGCAGGTCCAGGGTGCGCAGGTTGATGCTTTCGATGGTACCGAAGTAGGTGTCGGTCTGGATAACGTCGCCGACGGTGAAGGGTCGTTGGATGGCAATGATGACGCCACTGATGAAGTTGGCGGCAATGTCTTGAAACGCGAAGCCCAGGGCCAAGCCTATTATCCCGACGCCAGCCAGCAGCGAGGTTACCGTTTTTTCCAGGCTCAGCACCTCCAACACGAAG is from Hymenobacter tibetensis and encodes:
- a CDS encoding FeoB-associated Cys-rich membrane protein, whose protein sequence is MWIQTLIIVLLFVGASFYVGRIFWRAFFDKSSAGCAKGCGGACGTIDVDRLQRTIEAAATRSTK
- the lnt gene encoding apolipoprotein N-acyltransferase; translated protein: MSELSVAAPAEAATLSSRQVAWQPAVLALVGAVLLWLGWPVHPAPLAGLAAVLLVGWVPYLRMEQLLVARGASGWKVFRYTYLLLVLWNAFTTWWVSFSTLGGGIAAVVLNALLMCIPTMAFYHTKRLAGPKLGYLSLPIYWIAFEQLHLHWDLTWPWLTLGNGFAQANYWVQWYEYTGFLGGSLWIWVVNILLFRAWFGFQYSAASTADRLNSAVNRPGERSPARPLAARWLAPIVAVLLPILVSYFIGATYQEKGETAEVVVVQPNVDPFLEKFSSNPNFIPYDAQVTRLLTLTEQQLTPQTKLVLWPETALEEAYFEQNFESNPKVIRLRGWLRQHPGVELITGMTTIKMYGSSKETATPTARFRDDLGYYDVFNSAVHFTNATAPVTFYHKSRLVPGVEKVPVALTKLIANIDLGGTVGSYGSQEQRTVFNTATPALRLAPSICYESVYGDFMAEYVKNGATLIGIITNDGWWSDSPGHKQHFQYATLRAIETRRDIARSANTGISGFINQKGEVLERTAWWVQAVSRHTVHLNQELTFYVKHGDLLGPATQVLAVLLLVLVLVLVRRFSKSVA
- a CDS encoding inositol monophosphatase family protein; its protein translation is MDYNQLSFQLAAVTRHAGQFIRQESATFDRGRVETKGLHDLVSYVDKETEKLLVAGLRELLPEAGFITEEGTEGAVQADEYNWIIDPLDGTTNFVHGLPCYSVSVALMHHQELVAGVVYEVNRDECFRAALGSGAFCNEIPIQVSSSATLGSSLVATGFPYSKFGQLENYLQILGAFMQRSHGVRRFGSAAVDLAYVAAGRFESFFEFNLNSYDVAAGILLVREAGGRVTQFLEEGDPIFGRELVASNTHIHQEMQDTIREFWHPTA
- a CDS encoding erythromycin esterase family protein; the encoded protein is MKTNLPTHPLHTASDLDPLMQAVGDARIVLLGEASHGTAEYYTWRTTISKRLIQEKGFHFIAVEGDWPGCFEVNAAIKKDEVLYGSVPQLLRTFNRWPTWMWGNWEIVGLVDWLHAHNRQQPLEQRVGFYGLDVYSLWESLQEILQYVEKQGDGAVQAAQRAFQCFEPYGNDPQEYAQAIAYVSEDCQDEVNDMLRALRTQSARQPDGLADRESKFAADQNALVAVNAERYYRAMLRGGAASWNVRDNHMMETLTRLLDLHGPDSKAIIWEHNTHVGDARYTDMRREDMVNVGQLAREAYGRKNVFIAGFGSYEGSVIAGNKWGATPQKINVPAAPRNSWEHLLHQQLQGENALLLSQELRDIPELQQPIGHRAIGVVYRPEFEQFGNYVPSLIPDRYDAFLFIDQTQALHPLPTPADQQTPPDLYPSGE
- a CDS encoding mechanosensitive ion channel family protein, with product MFATTDFQRAFTLLSQKLSRWMQQFVLLLPNLLIALVVLAVTIVAARLVRRFINRFLPRVSHSVTLNNLVATVAYVLVLLLGTFFVLEVLSLEKTVTSLLAGVGIIGLALGFAFQDIAANFISGVIIAIQRPFTVGDVIQTDTYFGTIESINLRTLDLRQVTGELVRVPNRKVFENAIINFTVSTQRRVDVECRVSYDADLDQVRSVVLEAMQDFPKLIGGRPLEVMFTGFEESAVTFTLRFWVPYHRQVDYVGAKSEAIMRIKRAFDRAGIVIPFPVRTLEVSARTLEQVAASTVRSEQQK